Below is a genomic region from Gemmatimonadota bacterium.
CCAGACTCCGGATCTGTCGTTCACTCACCATCTCGCCGACTCGATCCACAGGAATCGCAAACGGAGCTTCGCGCTGCAGCACGACGGCCCTGTTCGTACATTCGGATGGAAATCCCTCCTGCTTGAGAACGGCCGAAGGGTCGATCACTGGCACGGTCCGCCCACGCCACGCGGCGACGCCCATCAACGCCTGGGGGGTATGCGGCAAATGGGAGATACACGGCCGGTTCAGGACTTCGACGACATCGGCGACGGACAGCGCGATCTGCTGCCCCCCTTGTTCGATCAAGAGGTAGCGTTCGGCCATGGGTTCCCCTCCCCGGAGGCCACGCGGCCCGGTTCCAGAAGCAACCACTCAGCCGGTTCCAGGACAGGGGCCAGCGTGCCGTCGTCCAGCTCGACGGTTCCCCGGCATCCCGGCACATTTCGAAGTGGCGCACGAAACGGACGAACGAGAAACTCCTGCTGATGAAGAACGGCGTCCACGAGGAAGACCAGGCCACGCCGCCCGATCTGAACGAATACGGCGCTTCCCCGGTCCGAGCCTCGACACACGGGGAGGCCCCCGAACCGCGCACCCAGATCGACGACGGGCACCCAGTTCTCTTCAACGCGCGCCTCTTCCCCGCTCCCCCATACGCGAAGGGTCATATCCGACAGGCGGTGCAGTTGTCGGACGGCCGGGAGAGGCACGACGACAGGGGCGCCCCCCGCTTCGGCAAGAAGCCCTGGTGCGATGGCCCAACGCACCGGCACGCGAAACGAGAAGCGGGTCCCCCACGCACCCGTCAAGACCTGCACCACACCACCGGCCCGAGCCACGCCCGCCCGGACCGCATCCAATCCCACCCCTCGCCCGGAGAGAAGGCCGGCGTGCTGAGCCGTGGTGAATCCCGGCTGGAAGATGGCTTCGAGAAGAGCCTCTTCTGTTGGCGAGGAGTCTTGCGTGAAGCCTCCACGAGCAGCCGCCCGCTGTCGCACGAGGTCGAGGTCGACGCCCCGCCCGTCATCGGCCACCTCGATCGTGACTTCCGACGGCCCGGAGGATGCGCGCACCGTGACCCTCCCCTCGGGGGGCTTCCCGTTGCGGATGCGTTCGTCGGGCGACTCGATTCCGTGCGTGAGGGCATTTCTCACCAGGTGGCTGAGCGGGTCCTCGAGGAGCGCTGACAGCGCGCGATCCAGCGGGGTGTTGGCCCCCTCCACGACCAGGCGCGCTGCCGGGAGGCCTTCTCGCCCTCCTCGCTCCATCACACGCTCCAGATGCTGTGTGGCGAGCGACCACGGAACGGTTCGCAGGCGCAGCAGGCGCCGTCCGAGTCGCCTCAACTCGCGGTCGAGGTGGAAGGACGCGGGGAGCGTCGCACCTGTCCGGGGTCTGTCGCCGGGACTCCCGGACCTCTCTGTGGAAAGACGCCTCCGGGCGTCCACAAGCGCGGTGAAGCTCTCAAGGAGATCATCCATCCGGGCAACGGGGACGCGCACGCTGGCGCTTCCGTCTGTCCCGTCGGTGCGGGTTGTCTCCGGGCCGGGCGGATCCTCGGGTGGCGAGGCTTCCTGGGTGGCGCCGGGAGCGTCCTGCCCGGGGGGAAGCATGGCCTCGACTTCCTCCACCACCTTGAGAAAGTCCGCCGGGTCGGATGCCTCCTCGGGCGACGAGCGCGCGGCTCCCAGAAGATCGTGCAGCATGTCATGCGACCGGGTCAGAAGCTCGCGGACGCGCTCGTCCAGATCCAGACGGCCATCTCGGAGGCCTTCCAGCAGGTCTTCCATGGCGTGAGAGACGCGCGACATATCGTTCAGGCCGAACATCCCGCACACGCCTTTGAGCGAGTGCGCCGTGCGGAACGCCCGGTCCAGAGACTCACGCCCCCGGCGCGTCGCGAGGCCGGATGGCAACGCCTTCAGATCGTCCTGAAGCAACTGGAGGGTGGCTCCCGTGTCGGTCAGAAACTCGTTCTTCAGGTGTTCCATATGGCCCATGACCGACCCCTCCCTCCTCGGTTGGATCGGCAGATTGGGCCTTCGAGGTAACCAGTATTGCTGCCGGAACACGGCATGTCATGCGGCGGGAGGCGTGCGGGGGGGGGACGGCAAACGCGTCCGAACCCGGCGGACTCAACGGCCGCGGGAGTACGATGGAGAATGGGCCCGCGCCGGTCCGATCAGGAGGCGGGCGGCGGCGTGTGGCTCAGGACATACCGATTGATGAGATCCCGGGAGGAGTCGCTCAGTTCCAGGAACGCGCAGGCCACTTCGTAGCGCTCCACATCCCCGGAAGGAGCGTCGGGAAGGGTTCGAACCACAATGGCCTCGACTTCGATGAGTGACGCTTCTTCCGATTCCGTCGGGCCGGGGATCATGAGTGCAATGGAGAGCTTGGTCAGCGGTTCGATGAAATGCGGGATCTCCACATAGACACCCCCGGTGGAGATGTTGATCGTGGAGATGGAGACCGTGTCGCCGGAAATGGCTCCACCCTCGACCCGTACATCCAACCGGGCGGGGACTCTCTTTGCTGTTCTGCGTTCCGCGGGCGAACTCATGAACCCCTCTTGGCTGAAGGACCTACTTCTTCTTGTGTCGATCCTTGCGCAATCGCTTCTTCCTCTTGTGAGTGGCGATCTTCGTGCGCTTTCGCTTCTTTCCGCTGGGCATTCCTCTGTCACTCCTCAAACAGTTCTGTGGTTGCGCTACTCCGACGGATGTCCCGGTGCAGGGACTCCCTCCGGGATTTCGGCCCTCGCGCTCGACACGCTGTCGGCTTCCAGGACCGGATCCGCCTCTTCGATCATCCGCCGAAGTTCCTTGGATACCTTGAAGTAGGGAACGAGTTTGGGCGGAACCTCCACGGTGGTACCGGTTCGGGGATTCCGGGCGATCCGGGCCCCACGGGACTTGACCTTGAAACTGCCAAATCCGCGGATTTCGATGTGGCTCCCTCCGGAAAGTGCCGCTCCGACCGCATCCAGAAAGCGATCCACCACTACGGCCACATCTCTCTTCGTAAGGCCGGTAGCAGCCGTGACACGGTCGACAAGATCCGCCTTCGTCATCCGGGGAACCTCCTGCCTGCTCGCATCCCTCCGGCGACCCCGGCCAGGATGCGGGAAGACGATAATCTGAAAACGGGGCGTACCCTACCAGAGTGCCGGAACAGGTGTCAAAGGATTCTGTTTCAACCCTTTAGGTTGCGTGGGGGAAAACCAAAACTGCCCTCATGGACCGCGACAGCCGGCCCGGTGAGGACGAGTTCTCCACCTGGCGCGGCCGGAAGCTGCACAATCAGCGCTTCTCCCCCGCTTACGATCAGCGTGACTTCCTCTCCGACCCATCCACGCCGCCGCGCGAGCATGGCCACGACGCACGACCCGCTCCCGCAGGTGGTCTCGGCCTCGACTCCCCGCTCGTAGGTGCGGATCTCCAGCGTGTCACGGGCGATCTTCCGGGCGAAGCTGATGTTGGTGCCCTCAGGCGCAAATGCGGGCGCGCCCCGGAGCTGGGGTCCCCAGAGCAAGAGAGGCACCTCGACGACCGGCCGGTCCATCCAGAGCACGGCATGGGGAACGCCAATGTCTCCCCAGTCCACGCGGCAGGCGTGCCCGTCCAGCTGGACGGGGATGTCCGTTCGAAGTTCCCGGATCCCCGGCACGGTGACCGCCGCCACTCCCGCTTCCACCGTGCGCGCCGTGTGCAACCCCGACCCCGTACGGAACCGAAACGGCCCCGGTCCCAGTCCCACGGATTCCGCGAAATACGGGATGCAGCGGGCTCCGTTTCCACAGAGGCGGTACTCGGTTCCGTCCGGGTTGAAGAAGCGGACGCGGAAGTCGACCTCCGGATCCTGCTCGAGCAGAATCAGTCCGTCCGCTCCGATCCCGTCATGGCGCGCGCACGCGGACCGGGCAGCCTCGGACTCGCGGCCCGCCAGTGCCTGATTGCGGTGATCCACCAGAATCATGTCGTTCCCCGCGGCGACCATCTTGGTGAAGCGGATAGTCATTCCCCCTCTTCCTCGCTTTCATCGGGTGGCGAGGGGGGCAGAGGAGATTCCGCAGGGGCTTCGGTCGGTTCGAGCGGGTTCCCGGCAGGCGACTCTCCCGGCGCATCGGTGCCCAGCGTCTCCTGCTCTTCGTCGGATTCACGAGCGACCCGGGGGCCGTCTCCCTCTTCCCAGAGAGCATCTTCCGGAGCCTGCGTCGCAAAGTGAAACACGAACCCCTTCGCCCGACTCGCGAAGCGAAGGGAGGCGGACTTATCCGCGATCTCACCGCGCTCCGTGTCGCTTCGGAGCGTGTCTCCGTCGGAATCGACAAAGGCCTCGACGCGATACTCATGTCCGGTGGGAGCTTCCACGGAGAATGACCCGCCGTTCGGGAACACACCCACCACGCTCGGTTCCACGAGAAGGGAATCGGCCTCCGGCGCAGGCGGCAGGAGGCGAACCACGGCCACTTCGCCTGAGTCCACGGAGACCTTTCCGGCCACCGTACCCAGCGAATCGAGCGACCCCACGAGGAAGTCGTCCAATGCGCGCGCGCTCTCCCCTTCGGCGAAGAGAAGCGCCATTTCCGCCCAGCTCTCACGAGAATCGGGTCGACCATTCCCGTCTCGATCCAGCGTCGCGACGATCCGGTACGCAACGCCTGGGTTGAGTCCGGTGAGTCGGAACTCCTCCCCGGCGGTGGCCAGAGTCACCGCGACCGGGAATGTCGTCAGAGGATCCGGCGGTACCGGACCTGTGCTGTCTGCGGGGGAATCGTCGGATTCGTTTGCATCGTCCTCCACTGTGCGGACAGCAAGCCGATCCGGTGGAGGGAAGGCCGCGAGCGTGAGTTGACTGTCGGCGGAATCCTCCCGGCCAACCCATACGACTCCGGTGACCGAAGCCGAGTCGGCGGTCTCCTGGCAGGTGAACCGGGAGACGAAGGGCGTTCCCATGCGATTGCCGCGCGTGTCGCGTGCGGTGCCCGCAAGCACGACGACGGTAGGCCGGTCCGATCGCCAGCCCTTCAGTGGCAACAGCACGAGTGAAGTGTCCGTCCA
It encodes:
- a CDS encoding chemotaxis protein CheW; translated protein: MAERYLLIEQGGQQIALSVADVVEVLNRPCISHLPHTPQALMGVAAWRGRTVPVIDPSAVLKQEGFPSECTNRAVVLQREAPFAIPVDRVGEMVSERQIRSLALAPLDVARLSQLLTDDPVIHPEGDNW
- a CDS encoding Hpt domain-containing protein, with amino-acid sequence MGHMEHLKNEFLTDTGATLQLLQDDLKALPSGLATRRGRESLDRAFRTAHSLKGVCGMFGLNDMSRVSHAMEDLLEGLRDGRLDLDERVRELLTRSHDMLHDLLGAARSSPEEASDPADFLKVVEEVEAMLPPGQDAPGATQEASPPEDPPGPETTRTDGTDGSASVRVPVARMDDLLESFTALVDARRRLSTERSGSPGDRPRTGATLPASFHLDRELRRLGRRLLRLRTVPWSLATQHLERVMERGGREGLPAARLVVEGANTPLDRALSALLEDPLSHLVRNALTHGIESPDERIRNGKPPEGRVTVRASSGPSEVTIEVADDGRGVDLDLVRQRAAARGGFTQDSSPTEEALLEAIFQPGFTTAQHAGLLSGRGVGLDAVRAGVARAGGVVQVLTGAWGTRFSFRVPVRWAIAPGLLAEAGGAPVVVPLPAVRQLHRLSDMTLRVWGSGEEARVEENWVPVVDLGARFGGLPVCRGSDRGSAVFVQIGRRGLVFLVDAVLHQQEFLVRPFRAPLRNVPGCRGTVELDDGTLAPVLEPAEWLLLEPGRVASGEGNPWPNATS
- a CDS encoding PilZ domain-containing protein, producing the protein MSSPAERRTAKRVPARLDVRVEGGAISGDTVSISTINISTGGVYVEIPHFIEPLTKLSIALMIPGPTESEEASLIEVEAIVVRTLPDAPSGDVERYEVACAFLELSDSSRDLINRYVLSHTPPPAS
- a CDS encoding HU family DNA-binding protein; amino-acid sequence: MVFPHPGRGRRRDASRQEVPRMTKADLVDRVTAATGLTKRDVAVVVDRFLDAVGAALSGGSHIEIRGFGSFKVKSRGARIARNPRTGTTVEVPPKLVPYFKVSKELRRMIEEADPVLEADSVSSARAEIPEGVPAPGHPSE
- the dapF gene encoding diaminopimelate epimerase produces the protein MTIRFTKMVAAGNDMILVDHRNQALAGRESEAARSACARHDGIGADGLILLEQDPEVDFRVRFFNPDGTEYRLCGNGARCIPYFAESVGLGPGPFRFRTGSGLHTARTVEAGVAAVTVPGIRELRTDIPVQLDGHACRVDWGDIGVPHAVLWMDRPVVEVPLLLWGPQLRGAPAFAPEGTNISFARKIARDTLEIRTYERGVEAETTCGSGSCVVAMLARRRGWVGEEVTLIVSGGEALIVQLPAAPGGELVLTGPAVAVHEGSFGFPPRNLKG
- a CDS encoding Ig-like domain-containing protein: MMTRIDVVCASAWRTGALALTLAVALLGCAKVAPPSGGPADRDPPAVSSMIPAPDSSSVDMESPLVLNFSERTNHRSVLNALTIYPPVEFEESAWTDTSLVLLPLKGWRSDRPTVVVLAGTARDTRGNRMGTPFVSRFTCQETADSASVTGVVWVGREDSADSQLTLAAFPPPDRLAVRTVEDDANESDDSPADSTGPVPPDPLTTFPVAVTLATAGEEFRLTGLNPGVAYRIVATLDRDGNGRPDSRESWAEMALLFAEGESARALDDFLVGSLDSLGTVAGKVSVDSGEVAVVRLLPPAPEADSLLVEPSVVGVFPNGGSFSVEAPTGHEYRVEAFVDSDGDTLRSDTERGEIADKSASLRFASRAKGFVFHFATQAPEDALWEEGDGPRVARESDEEQETLGTDAPGESPAGNPLEPTEAPAESPLPPSPPDESEEEGE